One Neovison vison isolate M4711 chromosome 2, ASM_NN_V1, whole genome shotgun sequence genomic window carries:
- the TMEM201 gene encoding transmembrane protein 201 isoform X1, with amino-acid sequence MEGVSALLARCPTAGLAGGLGVTACAAAGVLLYRIARRMKPTHTVVNCWFCNQDTVVPYGNRNCWDCPHCEQYNGFQENGDYNKPIPAQYLEHLNHVVSGAPRPRAPAQPQQWVSSQVLLCRRCSHHQTTKIKQLAAFAPRDEGRYDEEIEVYRHHLEQMYKLCRPCQAAVEYYIKHQNRQLRALLLSHQFRRREADQSHTQSCSSAAKAPVQVIVLRALAFLACTFLLTLALYGTSNPFAPQATLPPALPPGGNGSAAPDNSSAPGPEGWQQLLGLLPEHAAEKLREAWAFGQSHQMGVVALGLLTCLLAMLLAGRLRLRRIDAFSTCLWALLLGLHLTEQYLQAASPGWLDTLKFSTTSLCCLVGFTAAVATRKATGPRRFRPRRCSPRVAAGLCPTSPSLAVSCPGAGPSPSLFIPTPPGFLPLASQQLFRSPRRASPSSLPGRLSRALSLGTIPSLTRADSGYLFSGSRPPSQVSRSGEAPVPGPSSARPGSTCRGRSCCCSRHPPGRPPARPAAPTSTHPATAASSPSSRPRPRRDRRRRTRSSTWRQKIWPQWAWILARQVEGQADIPRPSLGHPPAPPPEASLVAIICQSLLGTEFAAPGPNQLPSRQLRSRVMNEDLASHCPGHEVGARKRQCLQQPVHQERGRLIPVVHLCSGHHHPRVHRGGHHLERSFRALPGPGPLGCELGCQRALHLGLPVPGPALSCARSLQVPEGLRGAPEHAAPTNAGLGALPGALPLSSSPGPVTPWARPVLGIPSSPNRPRG; translated from the exons ATGGAGGGAGTGAGCGCGCTACTGGCCCGCTGCCCCACGGCGGGCCTGGCCGGCGGCCTGGGGGTCACGGCGTGCGCCGCGGCCGGCGTGCTGCTCTACCGGATCGCGCGGAG GATGAAGCCGACGCACACCGTTGTCAACTGCTGGTTCTGCAACCAGGACACAGTCGTGCCCTACGGGAACCGCAACTGCTGGGACTGTCCGCACTGTGAGCAGTACAACGGCTTCCAGGAG aatggCGACTACAACAAGCCCATCCCCGCCCAGTACTTGGAGCACCTGAACCACGTGGTGAGCGgcgcgccccgcccccgcgcgcCTGCGCAGCCGCAGCAGTGGGTGAGCAGCCAGGTGCTGCTGTGCCGCAGGTGCAGCCACCACCAGACCACCAAGATCAAGCAGCTGGCCGCCTTCGCGCCGCGGGACGAG GGCAGGTACGACGAAGAGATCGAGGTGTACCGCCACCACCTGGAGCAGATGTACAAGCTGTGTCGGCCGTGCCAGGCGGCTGTCGAGTACTACATCAAGCACCAGAACCGCCAGCTGCGCGCCCTGCTGCTCAGCCACCAGTTCCGGCGCCGGGAGGCAGACCAGAGCCACACGCAG AGCTGCTCGTCGGCGGCGAAGGCCCCAGTCCAGGTCATCGTGCTCCGCGCCCTCGCCTTCCTGGCCTGTACCTTCCTGCTGACCCTCGCGCTCTATGGCACCAGCAACCCCTTTGCCCCACAGGCCaccctgcctccagccctgccGCCCGGTGGCAACGGCTCAGCCGCACCCGACAACAGCAGCGCCCCCGGGCCGGAGGGTTGGCAGCAGCTGCTGGGCCTGCTGCCCGAGCACGCGGCCGAGAAGCTACGGGAGGCCTGGGCCTTCgggcagagccaccagatggGCGTCGTGGCCCTGGGCCTGCTCACCTGCCTGCTGGCCATGCTGCTGGCCGGCCGCCTCAG GCTCCGGAGGATCGACGCCTTCTCTACCTGCCTGTGGGCCCTGCTGCTGGGGCTGCACCTCACCGAGCAGTACCTGCAGGCTGCCTCGCCCGGCTGGCTGGACACGCTCAAGTTCAGCACCACGTCCCTGTGCTGCCTGGTGGGCTTCACGGCAGCCGTGGCCACAAGGAAGGCGACAGGCCCACGGAGGTTCCGGCCCCGAAG GTGTTCCCCACGCGTCGCGGCCGGCCTCTGCCCCACGAGCCCCAGCCTGGCGGTGTCCTGCCCGGGCGCGGGCCCCTCGCCGTCGCTGTTCATCCCCACCCCGCCCGGCTTCCTGCCGCTCGCCAGCCAGCAGCTGTTCCGGTCTCCGCGCCGGGCCTCGCCCTCCTCGCTGCCGGGCCGCCTCAGCCGGGCCCTCTCGCTGGGAACCATACCCTCCCTGACGCGGGCAG aCTCGGGGTATCTGTTCAGCGGGAGCCGCCCCCCATCTCAGGTGTCTCGATCCGGAGAGGCTCCTGTTCCAG GCCCCTCATCAGCCCGGCCCGGCTCAACCTGCAGGGGCAGAAGCTGCTGCTGTTCCCGTCACCCCCCGGGGAGGCCCCCAGCACGCCCAGCAGCTCCGACGAGCACTCACCCCGCAACGGCAGCCTCTTCCCCCTCGAGCCGCCCCAGGCCCCGCAGAGATCGCCGGCGCAGGACACGAAGCTCAACATGG CGTCAGAAGATTTGGCCACAGTGGGCCTGGATACTGGCCAGACAGGTGGAAGGACAGGCTGACATCCCACGTCCCAGCCTTGgccacccccctgccccacctcctgaAGCCTCGCTTGTGGCCATCATCTGCCAGAGCCTGCTGGGCACAGAGTTCGCTGCTCCTGGTCCAAACCAGCTCCCCTCGCGGCAGCTACGCAGCCGGGTTATGAACGAGGACCTGGCCTCCCATTGCCCAGG ACATGAGGTCGGGGCCAGAAAGAGGCAGTGCCTGCAGCAGCCGGTCCATCAAGAAAGAGGACGACTCATCCCAGTCGTCCACCTGTGTAGTGGACACCACCACCCAAGGGTGCACAGAGGGGGCCACCACCTGGAGAG GTCGTTTCGGGCCCTCCCTGGTCCGGGGCCTCTTGGCTGTGAGCTTGGCTGCCAACGTGCTCTTCACCTCGGCCTACCTGTACCAGGTCCTGCGCTGAGCTGCGCCCGCAGCCTCCAGGTCCCTGAGGGGCTCAGGGGTGCCCCGGAGCATGCTGCTCCCACCAATGCCGGCCTCGGAGCCCTCCCCGGGGCGCTGCCTCTGTCGTCCTCTCCAGGGCCCGTGACCCCCTGGGCCCGTCCTGTCCTCGGGATCCCCTCCTCACCTAACAGACCGCGGGGCTGA
- the TMEM201 gene encoding transmembrane protein 201 isoform X6: MEGVSALLARCPTAGLAGGLGVTACAAAGVLLYRIARRMKPTHTVVNCWFCNQDTVVPYGNRNCWDCPHCEQYNGFQENGDYNKPIPAQYLEHLNHVVSGAPRPRAPAQPQQWVSSQVLLCRRCSHHQTTKIKQLAAFAPRDEGRYDEEIEVYRHHLEQMYKLCRPCQAAVEYYIKHQNRQLRALLLSHQFRRREADQSHTQSCSSAAKAPVQVIVLRALAFLACTFLLTLALYGTSNPFAPQATLPPALPPGGNGSAAPDNSSAPGPEGWQQLLGLLPEHAAEKLREAWAFGQSHQMGVVALGLLTCLLAMLLAGRLRLRRIDAFSTCLWALLLGLHLTEQYLQAASPGWLDTLKFSTTSLCCLVGFTAAVATRKATGPRRFRPRRCSPRVAAGLCPTSPSLAVSCPGAGPSPSLFIPTPPGFLPLASQQLFRSPRRASPSSLPGRLSRALSLGTIPSLTRADSGYLFSGSRPPSQVSRSGEAPVPGPSSARPGSTCRGRSCCCSRHPPGRPPARPAAPTSTHPATAASSPSSRPRPRRDRRRRTRSSTWT, encoded by the exons ATGGAGGGAGTGAGCGCGCTACTGGCCCGCTGCCCCACGGCGGGCCTGGCCGGCGGCCTGGGGGTCACGGCGTGCGCCGCGGCCGGCGTGCTGCTCTACCGGATCGCGCGGAG GATGAAGCCGACGCACACCGTTGTCAACTGCTGGTTCTGCAACCAGGACACAGTCGTGCCCTACGGGAACCGCAACTGCTGGGACTGTCCGCACTGTGAGCAGTACAACGGCTTCCAGGAG aatggCGACTACAACAAGCCCATCCCCGCCCAGTACTTGGAGCACCTGAACCACGTGGTGAGCGgcgcgccccgcccccgcgcgcCTGCGCAGCCGCAGCAGTGGGTGAGCAGCCAGGTGCTGCTGTGCCGCAGGTGCAGCCACCACCAGACCACCAAGATCAAGCAGCTGGCCGCCTTCGCGCCGCGGGACGAG GGCAGGTACGACGAAGAGATCGAGGTGTACCGCCACCACCTGGAGCAGATGTACAAGCTGTGTCGGCCGTGCCAGGCGGCTGTCGAGTACTACATCAAGCACCAGAACCGCCAGCTGCGCGCCCTGCTGCTCAGCCACCAGTTCCGGCGCCGGGAGGCAGACCAGAGCCACACGCAG AGCTGCTCGTCGGCGGCGAAGGCCCCAGTCCAGGTCATCGTGCTCCGCGCCCTCGCCTTCCTGGCCTGTACCTTCCTGCTGACCCTCGCGCTCTATGGCACCAGCAACCCCTTTGCCCCACAGGCCaccctgcctccagccctgccGCCCGGTGGCAACGGCTCAGCCGCACCCGACAACAGCAGCGCCCCCGGGCCGGAGGGTTGGCAGCAGCTGCTGGGCCTGCTGCCCGAGCACGCGGCCGAGAAGCTACGGGAGGCCTGGGCCTTCgggcagagccaccagatggGCGTCGTGGCCCTGGGCCTGCTCACCTGCCTGCTGGCCATGCTGCTGGCCGGCCGCCTCAG GCTCCGGAGGATCGACGCCTTCTCTACCTGCCTGTGGGCCCTGCTGCTGGGGCTGCACCTCACCGAGCAGTACCTGCAGGCTGCCTCGCCCGGCTGGCTGGACACGCTCAAGTTCAGCACCACGTCCCTGTGCTGCCTGGTGGGCTTCACGGCAGCCGTGGCCACAAGGAAGGCGACAGGCCCACGGAGGTTCCGGCCCCGAAG GTGTTCCCCACGCGTCGCGGCCGGCCTCTGCCCCACGAGCCCCAGCCTGGCGGTGTCCTGCCCGGGCGCGGGCCCCTCGCCGTCGCTGTTCATCCCCACCCCGCCCGGCTTCCTGCCGCTCGCCAGCCAGCAGCTGTTCCGGTCTCCGCGCCGGGCCTCGCCCTCCTCGCTGCCGGGCCGCCTCAGCCGGGCCCTCTCGCTGGGAACCATACCCTCCCTGACGCGGGCAG aCTCGGGGTATCTGTTCAGCGGGAGCCGCCCCCCATCTCAGGTGTCTCGATCCGGAGAGGCTCCTGTTCCAG GCCCCTCATCAGCCCGGCCCGGCTCAACCTGCAGGGGCAGAAGCTGCTGCTGTTCCCGTCACCCCCCGGGGAGGCCCCCAGCACGCCCAGCAGCTCCGACGAGCACTCACCCCGCAACGGCAGCCTCTTCCCCCTCGAGCCGCCCCAGGCCCCGCAGAGATCGCCGGCGCAGGACACGAAGCTCAACATGG ACATGA
- the TMEM201 gene encoding transmembrane protein 201 isoform X4 — MEGVSALLARCPTAGLAGGLGVTACAAAGVLLYRIARRMKPTHTVVNCWFCNQDTVVPYGNRNCWDCPHCEQYNGFQENGDYNKPIPAQYLEHLNHVVSGAPRPRAPAQPQQWVSSQVLLCRRCSHHQTTKIKQLAAFAPRDEGRYDEEIEVYRHHLEQMYKLCRPCQAAVEYYIKHQNRQLRALLLSHQFRRREADQSHTQSCSSAAKAPVQVIVLRALAFLACTFLLTLALYGTSNPFAPQATLPPALPPGGNGSAAPDNSSAPGPEGWQQLLGLLPEHAAEKLREAWAFGQSHQMGVVALGLLTCLLAMLLAGRLRLRRIDAFSTCLWALLLGLHLTEQYLQAASPGWLDTLKFSTTSLCCLVGFTAAVATRKATGPRRFRPRRCSPRVAAGLCPTSPSLAVSCPGAGPSPSLFIPTPPGFLPLASQQLFRSPRRASPSSLPGRLSRALSLGTIPSLTRADSGYLFSGSRPPSQVSRSGEAPVPDYFSLLSGCYPSSPLPSPAPSVAGSVASSSGSLRHRRPLISPARLNLQGQKLLLFPSPPGEAPSTPSSSDEHSPRNGSLFPLEPPQAPQRSPAQDTKLNMDMRSGPERGSACSSRSIKKEDDSSQSSTCVVDTTTQGCTEGATTWRGSSQI; from the exons ATGGAGGGAGTGAGCGCGCTACTGGCCCGCTGCCCCACGGCGGGCCTGGCCGGCGGCCTGGGGGTCACGGCGTGCGCCGCGGCCGGCGTGCTGCTCTACCGGATCGCGCGGAG GATGAAGCCGACGCACACCGTTGTCAACTGCTGGTTCTGCAACCAGGACACAGTCGTGCCCTACGGGAACCGCAACTGCTGGGACTGTCCGCACTGTGAGCAGTACAACGGCTTCCAGGAG aatggCGACTACAACAAGCCCATCCCCGCCCAGTACTTGGAGCACCTGAACCACGTGGTGAGCGgcgcgccccgcccccgcgcgcCTGCGCAGCCGCAGCAGTGGGTGAGCAGCCAGGTGCTGCTGTGCCGCAGGTGCAGCCACCACCAGACCACCAAGATCAAGCAGCTGGCCGCCTTCGCGCCGCGGGACGAG GGCAGGTACGACGAAGAGATCGAGGTGTACCGCCACCACCTGGAGCAGATGTACAAGCTGTGTCGGCCGTGCCAGGCGGCTGTCGAGTACTACATCAAGCACCAGAACCGCCAGCTGCGCGCCCTGCTGCTCAGCCACCAGTTCCGGCGCCGGGAGGCAGACCAGAGCCACACGCAG AGCTGCTCGTCGGCGGCGAAGGCCCCAGTCCAGGTCATCGTGCTCCGCGCCCTCGCCTTCCTGGCCTGTACCTTCCTGCTGACCCTCGCGCTCTATGGCACCAGCAACCCCTTTGCCCCACAGGCCaccctgcctccagccctgccGCCCGGTGGCAACGGCTCAGCCGCACCCGACAACAGCAGCGCCCCCGGGCCGGAGGGTTGGCAGCAGCTGCTGGGCCTGCTGCCCGAGCACGCGGCCGAGAAGCTACGGGAGGCCTGGGCCTTCgggcagagccaccagatggGCGTCGTGGCCCTGGGCCTGCTCACCTGCCTGCTGGCCATGCTGCTGGCCGGCCGCCTCAG GCTCCGGAGGATCGACGCCTTCTCTACCTGCCTGTGGGCCCTGCTGCTGGGGCTGCACCTCACCGAGCAGTACCTGCAGGCTGCCTCGCCCGGCTGGCTGGACACGCTCAAGTTCAGCACCACGTCCCTGTGCTGCCTGGTGGGCTTCACGGCAGCCGTGGCCACAAGGAAGGCGACAGGCCCACGGAGGTTCCGGCCCCGAAG GTGTTCCCCACGCGTCGCGGCCGGCCTCTGCCCCACGAGCCCCAGCCTGGCGGTGTCCTGCCCGGGCGCGGGCCCCTCGCCGTCGCTGTTCATCCCCACCCCGCCCGGCTTCCTGCCGCTCGCCAGCCAGCAGCTGTTCCGGTCTCCGCGCCGGGCCTCGCCCTCCTCGCTGCCGGGCCGCCTCAGCCGGGCCCTCTCGCTGGGAACCATACCCTCCCTGACGCGGGCAG aCTCGGGGTATCTGTTCAGCGGGAGCCGCCCCCCATCTCAGGTGTCTCGATCCGGAGAGGCTCCTGTTCCAG atTACTTCTCTCTGCTGTCGGGATGCTATCCCTCCTCCCCGCTCCCTTCCCCAGCGCCTTCCGTGGCTGGCTCCGTGGCCTCCAGCTCTGGCTCTCTGCGCCACCGCAGGCCCCTCATCAGCCCGGCCCGGCTCAACCTGCAGGGGCAGAAGCTGCTGCTGTTCCCGTCACCCCCCGGGGAGGCCCCCAGCACGCCCAGCAGCTCCGACGAGCACTCACCCCGCAACGGCAGCCTCTTCCCCCTCGAGCCGCCCCAGGCCCCGCAGAGATCGCCGGCGCAGGACACGAAGCTCAACATGG ACATGAGGTCGGGGCCAGAAAGAGGCAGTGCCTGCAGCAGCCGGTCCATCAAGAAAGAGGACGACTCATCCCAGTCGTCCACCTGTGTAGTGGACACCACCACCCAAGGGTGCACAGAGGGGGCCACCACCTGGAGAG GGAGCTCTCAGATCTGA
- the TMEM201 gene encoding transmembrane protein 201 isoform X5: MEGVSALLARCPTAGLAGGLGVTACAAAGVLLYRIARRMKPTHTVVNCWFCNQDTVVPYGNRNCWDCPHCEQYNGFQENGDYNKPIPAQYLEHLNHVVSGAPRPRAPAQPQQWVSSQVLLCRRCSHHQTTKIKQLAAFAPRDEGRYDEEIEVYRHHLEQMYKLCRPCQAAVEYYIKHQNRQLRALLLSHQFRRREADQSHTQSCSSAAKAPVQVIVLRALAFLACTFLLTLALYGTSNPFAPQATLPPALPPGGNGSAAPDNSSAPGPEGWQQLLGLLPEHAAEKLREAWAFGQSHQMGVVALGLLTCLLAMLLAGRLRLRRIDAFSTCLWALLLGLHLTEQYLQAASPGWLDTLKFSTTSLCCLVGFTAAVATRKATGPRRFRPRRCSPRVAAGLCPTSPSLAVSCPGAGPSPSLFIPTPPGFLPLASQQLFRSPRRASPSSLPGRLSRALSLGTIPSLTRADSGYLFSGSRPPSQVSRSGEAPVPDYFSLLSGCYPSSPLPSPAPSVAGSVASSSGSLRHRRPLISPARLNLQGQKLLLFPSPPGEAPSTPSSSDEHSPRNGSLFPLEPPQAPQRSPAQDTKLNMASEDLATVGLDTGQTGGRTG, from the exons ATGGAGGGAGTGAGCGCGCTACTGGCCCGCTGCCCCACGGCGGGCCTGGCCGGCGGCCTGGGGGTCACGGCGTGCGCCGCGGCCGGCGTGCTGCTCTACCGGATCGCGCGGAG GATGAAGCCGACGCACACCGTTGTCAACTGCTGGTTCTGCAACCAGGACACAGTCGTGCCCTACGGGAACCGCAACTGCTGGGACTGTCCGCACTGTGAGCAGTACAACGGCTTCCAGGAG aatggCGACTACAACAAGCCCATCCCCGCCCAGTACTTGGAGCACCTGAACCACGTGGTGAGCGgcgcgccccgcccccgcgcgcCTGCGCAGCCGCAGCAGTGGGTGAGCAGCCAGGTGCTGCTGTGCCGCAGGTGCAGCCACCACCAGACCACCAAGATCAAGCAGCTGGCCGCCTTCGCGCCGCGGGACGAG GGCAGGTACGACGAAGAGATCGAGGTGTACCGCCACCACCTGGAGCAGATGTACAAGCTGTGTCGGCCGTGCCAGGCGGCTGTCGAGTACTACATCAAGCACCAGAACCGCCAGCTGCGCGCCCTGCTGCTCAGCCACCAGTTCCGGCGCCGGGAGGCAGACCAGAGCCACACGCAG AGCTGCTCGTCGGCGGCGAAGGCCCCAGTCCAGGTCATCGTGCTCCGCGCCCTCGCCTTCCTGGCCTGTACCTTCCTGCTGACCCTCGCGCTCTATGGCACCAGCAACCCCTTTGCCCCACAGGCCaccctgcctccagccctgccGCCCGGTGGCAACGGCTCAGCCGCACCCGACAACAGCAGCGCCCCCGGGCCGGAGGGTTGGCAGCAGCTGCTGGGCCTGCTGCCCGAGCACGCGGCCGAGAAGCTACGGGAGGCCTGGGCCTTCgggcagagccaccagatggGCGTCGTGGCCCTGGGCCTGCTCACCTGCCTGCTGGCCATGCTGCTGGCCGGCCGCCTCAG GCTCCGGAGGATCGACGCCTTCTCTACCTGCCTGTGGGCCCTGCTGCTGGGGCTGCACCTCACCGAGCAGTACCTGCAGGCTGCCTCGCCCGGCTGGCTGGACACGCTCAAGTTCAGCACCACGTCCCTGTGCTGCCTGGTGGGCTTCACGGCAGCCGTGGCCACAAGGAAGGCGACAGGCCCACGGAGGTTCCGGCCCCGAAG GTGTTCCCCACGCGTCGCGGCCGGCCTCTGCCCCACGAGCCCCAGCCTGGCGGTGTCCTGCCCGGGCGCGGGCCCCTCGCCGTCGCTGTTCATCCCCACCCCGCCCGGCTTCCTGCCGCTCGCCAGCCAGCAGCTGTTCCGGTCTCCGCGCCGGGCCTCGCCCTCCTCGCTGCCGGGCCGCCTCAGCCGGGCCCTCTCGCTGGGAACCATACCCTCCCTGACGCGGGCAG aCTCGGGGTATCTGTTCAGCGGGAGCCGCCCCCCATCTCAGGTGTCTCGATCCGGAGAGGCTCCTGTTCCAG atTACTTCTCTCTGCTGTCGGGATGCTATCCCTCCTCCCCGCTCCCTTCCCCAGCGCCTTCCGTGGCTGGCTCCGTGGCCTCCAGCTCTGGCTCTCTGCGCCACCGCAGGCCCCTCATCAGCCCGGCCCGGCTCAACCTGCAGGGGCAGAAGCTGCTGCTGTTCCCGTCACCCCCCGGGGAGGCCCCCAGCACGCCCAGCAGCTCCGACGAGCACTCACCCCGCAACGGCAGCCTCTTCCCCCTCGAGCCGCCCCAGGCCCCGCAGAGATCGCCGGCGCAGGACACGAAGCTCAACATGG CGTCAGAAGATTTGGCCACAGTGGGCCTGGATACTGGCCAGACAGGTGGAAGGACAGGCTGA
- the TMEM201 gene encoding transmembrane protein 201 isoform X2, with translation MEGVSALLARCPTAGLAGGLGVTACAAAGVLLYRIARRMKPTHTVVNCWFCNQDTVVPYGNRNCWDCPHCEQYNGFQENGDYNKPIPAQYLEHLNHVVSGAPRPRAPAQPQQWVSSQVLLCRRCSHHQTTKIKQLAAFAPRDEGRYDEEIEVYRHHLEQMYKLCRPCQAAVEYYIKHQNRQLRALLLSHQFRRREADQSHTQSCSSAAKAPVQVIVLRALAFLACTFLLTLALYGTSNPFAPQATLPPALPPGGNGSAAPDNSSAPGPEGWQQLLGLLPEHAAEKLREAWAFGQSHQMGVVALGLLTCLLAMLLAGRLRLRRIDAFSTCLWALLLGLHLTEQYLQAASPGWLDTLKFSTTSLCCLVGFTAAVATRKATGPRRFRPRRCSPRVAAGLCPTSPSLAVSCPGAGPSPSLFIPTPPGFLPLASQQLFRSPRRASPSSLPGRLSRALSLGTIPSLTRADSGYLFSGSRPPSQVSRSGEAPVPDYFSLLSGCYPSSPLPSPAPSVAGSVASSSGSLRHRRPLISPARLNLQGQKLLLFPSPPGEAPSTPSSSDEHSPRNGSLFPLEPPQAPQRSPAQDTKLNMDMRSGPERGSACSSRSIKKEDDSSQSSTCVVDTTTQGCTEGATTWRGRFGPSLVRGLLAVSLAANVLFTSAYLYQVLR, from the exons ATGGAGGGAGTGAGCGCGCTACTGGCCCGCTGCCCCACGGCGGGCCTGGCCGGCGGCCTGGGGGTCACGGCGTGCGCCGCGGCCGGCGTGCTGCTCTACCGGATCGCGCGGAG GATGAAGCCGACGCACACCGTTGTCAACTGCTGGTTCTGCAACCAGGACACAGTCGTGCCCTACGGGAACCGCAACTGCTGGGACTGTCCGCACTGTGAGCAGTACAACGGCTTCCAGGAG aatggCGACTACAACAAGCCCATCCCCGCCCAGTACTTGGAGCACCTGAACCACGTGGTGAGCGgcgcgccccgcccccgcgcgcCTGCGCAGCCGCAGCAGTGGGTGAGCAGCCAGGTGCTGCTGTGCCGCAGGTGCAGCCACCACCAGACCACCAAGATCAAGCAGCTGGCCGCCTTCGCGCCGCGGGACGAG GGCAGGTACGACGAAGAGATCGAGGTGTACCGCCACCACCTGGAGCAGATGTACAAGCTGTGTCGGCCGTGCCAGGCGGCTGTCGAGTACTACATCAAGCACCAGAACCGCCAGCTGCGCGCCCTGCTGCTCAGCCACCAGTTCCGGCGCCGGGAGGCAGACCAGAGCCACACGCAG AGCTGCTCGTCGGCGGCGAAGGCCCCAGTCCAGGTCATCGTGCTCCGCGCCCTCGCCTTCCTGGCCTGTACCTTCCTGCTGACCCTCGCGCTCTATGGCACCAGCAACCCCTTTGCCCCACAGGCCaccctgcctccagccctgccGCCCGGTGGCAACGGCTCAGCCGCACCCGACAACAGCAGCGCCCCCGGGCCGGAGGGTTGGCAGCAGCTGCTGGGCCTGCTGCCCGAGCACGCGGCCGAGAAGCTACGGGAGGCCTGGGCCTTCgggcagagccaccagatggGCGTCGTGGCCCTGGGCCTGCTCACCTGCCTGCTGGCCATGCTGCTGGCCGGCCGCCTCAG GCTCCGGAGGATCGACGCCTTCTCTACCTGCCTGTGGGCCCTGCTGCTGGGGCTGCACCTCACCGAGCAGTACCTGCAGGCTGCCTCGCCCGGCTGGCTGGACACGCTCAAGTTCAGCACCACGTCCCTGTGCTGCCTGGTGGGCTTCACGGCAGCCGTGGCCACAAGGAAGGCGACAGGCCCACGGAGGTTCCGGCCCCGAAG GTGTTCCCCACGCGTCGCGGCCGGCCTCTGCCCCACGAGCCCCAGCCTGGCGGTGTCCTGCCCGGGCGCGGGCCCCTCGCCGTCGCTGTTCATCCCCACCCCGCCCGGCTTCCTGCCGCTCGCCAGCCAGCAGCTGTTCCGGTCTCCGCGCCGGGCCTCGCCCTCCTCGCTGCCGGGCCGCCTCAGCCGGGCCCTCTCGCTGGGAACCATACCCTCCCTGACGCGGGCAG aCTCGGGGTATCTGTTCAGCGGGAGCCGCCCCCCATCTCAGGTGTCTCGATCCGGAGAGGCTCCTGTTCCAG atTACTTCTCTCTGCTGTCGGGATGCTATCCCTCCTCCCCGCTCCCTTCCCCAGCGCCTTCCGTGGCTGGCTCCGTGGCCTCCAGCTCTGGCTCTCTGCGCCACCGCAGGCCCCTCATCAGCCCGGCCCGGCTCAACCTGCAGGGGCAGAAGCTGCTGCTGTTCCCGTCACCCCCCGGGGAGGCCCCCAGCACGCCCAGCAGCTCCGACGAGCACTCACCCCGCAACGGCAGCCTCTTCCCCCTCGAGCCGCCCCAGGCCCCGCAGAGATCGCCGGCGCAGGACACGAAGCTCAACATGG ACATGAGGTCGGGGCCAGAAAGAGGCAGTGCCTGCAGCAGCCGGTCCATCAAGAAAGAGGACGACTCATCCCAGTCGTCCACCTGTGTAGTGGACACCACCACCCAAGGGTGCACAGAGGGGGCCACCACCTGGAGAG GTCGTTTCGGGCCCTCCCTGGTCCGGGGCCTCTTGGCTGTGAGCTTGGCTGCCAACGTGCTCTTCACCTCGGCCTACCTGTACCAGGTCCTGCGCTGA